A single window of Lysobacter oculi DNA harbors:
- the rplJ gene encoding 50S ribosomal protein L10 has translation MALNLNQKKDVVAEVAEIAGKAHSLIAAEYAGTTVEQMTAMRKKARETGVYLKVVKNTLAARAVEGTDFAVAQDSMVGPLLYAFSTEEPGAAGRLIKEFAKGNDKLQPKLVVVEGQQYGPAHVEVLASLPTLEQALGMLARVLAEPATMFARVVKAVADQQGGGEAAAAPAEGEAQAEPA, from the coding sequence ATGGCTCTGAATCTGAACCAAAAGAAAGACGTCGTTGCCGAAGTGGCGGAAATCGCCGGCAAGGCGCACTCCCTGATCGCAGCCGAATACGCAGGCACCACGGTCGAACAGATGACCGCGATGCGCAAGAAGGCCCGCGAAACCGGCGTGTACTTGAAAGTCGTCAAGAACACGCTGGCCGCGCGCGCCGTGGAAGGCACCGATTTCGCAGTCGCCCAAGACTCGATGGTCGGTCCCCTTCTGTATGCGTTCTCGACCGAGGAGCCCGGCGCCGCCGGTCGCCTGATCAAGGAGTTCGCCAAGGGCAACGACAAGCTGCAACCGAAACTGGTGGTGGTCGAAGGCCAGCAATACGGCCCGGCGCATGTCGAAGTGTTGGCCTCGCTGCCGACGCTCGAGCAGGCGCTCGGCATGCTGGCACGCGTCCTGGCCGAGCCGGCGACGATGTTCGCCCGCGTGGTCAAGGCCGTGGCCGACCAGCAGGGGGGTGGCGAAGCCGCCGCTGCACCTGCCGAAGGCGAAGCCCAGGCCGAACCGGCCTGA
- the rpoB gene encoding DNA-directed RNA polymerase subunit beta produces the protein MATAPTTQYTFTEKKRVRKNFGKRKSILEVPFLLAIQVDSYREFLQADKAMNHREDKGLHAALKSVFPITSYNGYAALEYVGYTLGQPVFDERECRNRGLSYGAPLRVTVRLVIYDRESSSKAVKYVKEQEVYMGEVPLMTDNGTFIVNGTERVIVSQLHRSPGVFFDHDRGKTHSSGKLLYSARIIPYRGSWLDFEFDPKDALYTRIDRRRKLPVSVLLRALGYSNEEMLNEFFEINTFHIDPSEGVQLELVAERLRGETLEFDLADGDKVIVEAGKRITARHVKQLEQSGIEALAVPDSYIVGRILSHDVIDPTTGELLASANDEITEDMLGKLRKAGIANVGTLWVNDLDRGPYLSNTLRVDNTRTQLEALVEIYRMMRPGEPPTKDAAQNLFHNLFFTFERYDLSSVGRMKFNRRLGRKEVTGAPVLYDHKYLGERGDDESKRLVEANGQGSDILDVIRVLSEIRNGRGVVDDIDHLGNRRVRSVGEMAENTFRVGLVRVERAVRERLTMAEADGLTPQDLINAKPVAAAMKEFFGSSQLSQFMDQNNPLSEVTHKRRVSALGPGGLTRERAGFEVRDVHPTHYGRVCTIETPEGPNIGLINSLAVFARTNSYGFLETPYRKVVDGKVTDQIEYLSAIEENEYVIAQANAAQDTKGKLTSEFVNCRYQGDTQLRPPSEVDFMDVSPMQTVSVAAALVPFLEHDDANRALMGANMQRQAVPTLRSQKPLVGTGIERAVARDSGVTVNARRGGVIEQIDAARIVVKANENEIEGETDAGVDIYNLVKYTRSNQNTCINQNPLVNVGDVVAAGDVLADGPSTDIGELALGQNMLVAFMPWNGYNFEDSILLSERVVEEDRYTTIHIEELTVQARDTKLGAEEISADIPNVSEHALNRLDESGVVYIGAEVRAGDILVGKVTPKGEAQLTPEEKLLRAIFGEKASDVKDSSLRVPPGMDGVVIDVQVFTRDGVEKDKRAVKIQEEEVRRVKKDFDDQRMILEAAIFARLRSQLIGKTANGGGGLKKGETVTSLVLDQARPRDWFHFNMKDEDAAEAIDRAQKQIALHEKEFERRFEDKRSKIAQGDDLAPGVLKMVKVFLAVKRRIQPGDKMAGRHGNKGVVSNIVPVEDMPYMADGQTVDIVLNPLGVPSRMNIGQILEVHLGLAAKGLGRKIQAMLDAKAKVKDLRDFLDQIYNHDAKALGEVRVDLSQFSDEELLTLAGNLTDGVPMATPVFDGAAESEIKAMLALADLPTSGQAQLYDGRTGEAFDRKTTVGYMHMLKLNHLVDDKMHARSTGPYSLVTQQPLGGKAQFGGQRFGEMEVWALEAYGAAYTLQEMLTVKSDDVQGRNQMYKNIVDGDYDMVAGMPESFNVLVKEIRSLGINMELEEH, from the coding sequence ATGGCCACCGCGCCCACCACGCAATACACGTTCACCGAGAAGAAGCGCGTCCGCAAGAACTTCGGCAAGCGCAAGTCGATTCTCGAAGTCCCGTTCCTGCTGGCGATCCAGGTCGATTCCTACCGCGAGTTCCTGCAGGCCGACAAGGCCATGAACCACCGCGAGGACAAGGGCCTGCACGCCGCGCTCAAGTCCGTGTTCCCGATCACCAGCTACAACGGCTACGCCGCGCTGGAATACGTCGGCTACACGCTGGGCCAGCCGGTGTTCGACGAGCGCGAGTGCCGCAACCGCGGCCTGAGCTACGGCGCCCCGCTGCGCGTGACCGTGCGCCTGGTGATCTATGACCGCGAGTCCTCCAGCAAGGCCGTGAAGTACGTGAAGGAGCAGGAGGTCTACATGGGCGAAGTGCCGCTCATGACCGACAACGGCACCTTTATCGTCAACGGCACCGAGCGCGTCATCGTCTCGCAGCTGCACCGTTCGCCGGGCGTGTTCTTCGACCACGACCGTGGCAAGACCCACAGCTCGGGCAAGCTGCTCTACAGTGCCCGCATCATCCCCTACCGCGGCTCGTGGCTGGACTTCGAGTTCGACCCGAAGGACGCGCTCTACACCCGTATCGACCGCCGCCGCAAGCTGCCGGTCTCGGTGCTGCTGCGTGCGCTGGGCTACTCCAACGAGGAGATGCTCAACGAGTTCTTCGAGATCAACACCTTCCACATCGATCCGTCGGAAGGCGTGCAGCTGGAGCTGGTCGCCGAGCGACTGCGCGGCGAGACGCTGGAATTCGACCTGGCCGATGGCGACAAGGTCATCGTGGAGGCCGGCAAGCGCATCACCGCGCGCCACGTCAAGCAGCTGGAACAGTCGGGCATAGAAGCCCTGGCCGTGCCGGACAGCTACATCGTGGGCCGCATCCTCTCGCATGACGTCATCGACCCGACCACCGGCGAGCTGCTGGCTTCGGCCAACGACGAGATCACCGAGGACATGCTCGGCAAGCTGCGCAAGGCGGGCATCGCCAACGTCGGCACGCTGTGGGTGAACGACCTCGACCGTGGCCCGTACCTGTCGAACACGCTGCGCGTGGACAACACGCGGACCCAGCTCGAAGCGCTGGTCGAGATCTACCGCATGATGCGTCCCGGCGAGCCGCCGACCAAGGACGCCGCGCAGAACCTCTTCCACAACCTGTTCTTCACCTTCGAGCGCTACGACCTGTCGAGCGTGGGCCGGATGAAGTTCAACCGCCGCCTGGGCCGCAAGGAAGTCACCGGCGCGCCGGTACTCTACGACCACAAGTACCTGGGCGAGCGCGGCGACGACGAGTCCAAGCGCCTGGTCGAGGCCAATGGCCAGGGTTCGGACATCCTCGACGTCATCCGCGTGCTGAGCGAGATCCGCAACGGCCGTGGCGTGGTGGACGACATCGACCACTTGGGCAACCGTCGCGTGCGTTCGGTCGGTGAAATGGCCGAGAACACCTTCCGCGTCGGCCTGGTGCGCGTCGAGCGCGCCGTGCGCGAGCGCCTGACCATGGCCGAGGCCGATGGCCTAACGCCGCAGGACCTGATCAACGCCAAGCCGGTCGCGGCCGCGATGAAGGAGTTCTTCGGTTCCTCGCAGCTGTCGCAGTTCATGGACCAGAACAACCCGCTGTCGGAAGTGACGCACAAGCGTCGCGTCTCGGCACTGGGCCCGGGCGGCCTGACCCGCGAGCGCGCCGGCTTCGAAGTGCGCGACGTGCACCCGACCCATTACGGCCGCGTCTGCACCATCGAGACGCCGGAAGGCCCGAACATCGGCCTGATCAACTCGCTGGCCGTGTTCGCCCGCACCAACAGCTACGGCTTCCTGGAGACGCCGTACCGCAAGGTGGTGGATGGCAAGGTCACCGACCAGATCGAGTACCTGTCGGCGATCGAAGAGAACGAGTACGTCATCGCCCAGGCCAACGCGGCGCAGGACACCAAGGGCAAGCTGACCAGCGAGTTCGTCAACTGCCGCTACCAGGGTGACACCCAGCTGCGTCCGCCGAGCGAAGTCGACTTCATGGACGTGTCGCCGATGCAGACCGTGTCGGTCGCGGCGGCGCTGGTGCCGTTCCTGGAGCACGATGACGCCAACCGCGCATTGATGGGCGCCAACATGCAGCGCCAGGCCGTGCCGACGCTGCGCAGCCAGAAGCCGCTGGTCGGCACCGGCATCGAGCGCGCCGTGGCGCGCGACTCGGGCGTGACGGTGAATGCCCGTCGTGGCGGCGTGATCGAGCAGATCGACGCGGCCCGCATCGTGGTCAAGGCGAACGAGAACGAGATCGAGGGCGAGACCGACGCCGGCGTCGACATCTACAACCTGGTCAAGTACACCCGTTCCAACCAGAACACCTGCATCAACCAGAATCCGCTGGTGAACGTGGGCGACGTGGTGGCGGCGGGCGACGTGCTGGCCGACGGTCCCTCGACCGACATCGGTGAACTGGCGCTCGGCCAGAACATGCTGGTCGCGTTCATGCCGTGGAACGGCTACAACTTCGAAGACTCCATCTTGCTCTCCGAGCGCGTGGTGGAAGAGGATCGTTACACCACGATCCACATCGAAGAGCTGACCGTGCAGGCGCGCGACACCAAGCTGGGTGCCGAGGAAATCTCCGCCGACATCCCGAACGTGTCCGAGCATGCGCTCAACCGCCTCGACGAATCCGGCGTGGTCTACATCGGCGCCGAAGTGCGTGCCGGCGACATCCTGGTCGGCAAGGTCACGCCGAAGGGCGAGGCCCAGCTGACGCCGGAAGAGAAGCTGCTCCGCGCGATCTTCGGCGAGAAGGCATCCGACGTGAAGGACAGCTCGCTGCGCGTGCCGCCGGGCATGGACGGCGTGGTCATCGACGTGCAGGTCTTCACCCGCGATGGCGTGGAGAAGGACAAGCGCGCGGTGAAGATCCAGGAAGAGGAAGTCCGCCGCGTCAAGAAGGACTTCGACGACCAGCGCATGATCCTCGAGGCCGCGATCTTCGCGCGCCTGCGCAGCCAGCTGATCGGCAAGACCGCGAACGGCGGTGGCGGCCTGAAGAAGGGCGAGACCGTGACGTCGCTGGTGCTCGACCAGGCGCGTCCGCGTGACTGGTTCCACTTCAACATGAAGGACGAGGACGCCGCCGAGGCCATCGACCGCGCGCAGAAGCAGATCGCGCTGCACGAGAAGGAATTCGAGCGTCGCTTCGAGGACAAGCGCTCCAAGATCGCGCAGGGCGACGACCTTGCCCCGGGCGTGCTGAAGATGGTGAAGGTGTTCCTCGCCGTGAAGCGCCGCATCCAGCCGGGCGACAAGATGGCCGGCCGCCACGGCAACAAGGGCGTGGTGTCCAACATCGTGCCGGTGGAAGACATGCCGTACATGGCCGACGGCCAGACCGTCGACATCGTGCTGAACCCGCTGGGCGTGCCGTCGCGTATGAACATCGGCCAGATCCTCGAAGTCCACCTGGGCCTCGCGGCGAAGGGCCTGGGGCGCAAGATCCAGGCGATGCTCGATGCCAAGGCCAAGGTGAAGGACCTGCGCGACTTCCTCGACCAGATCTACAACCACGATGCCAAGGCACTGGGCGAAGTCCGCGTCGACCTGTCGCAGTTCAGCGATGAGGAACTGCTGACGCTGGCCGGCAACCTGACCGACGGCGTGCCGATGGCCACCCCGGTGTTCGATGGCGCGGCGGAGTCCGAGATCAAGGCGATGCTCGCCCTGGCCGACCTGCCGACCAGCGGCCAGGCGCAGCTGTATGACGGCCGCACCGGCGAAGCCTTCGACCGCAAGACGACCGTCGGCTACATGCA
- the rplL gene encoding 50S ribosomal protein L7/L12: MSLTNEQIVDAIATKSLMEVMELVKAIEEKFGVTAAAPVMVAGPAAAAGPVEEQTEFNVILKAAGDKKVEVIKAVRAITGLGLKEAKDLVEGAPQTVKEGASKEDAEKMKKDLEAAGAQVELK, encoded by the coding sequence ATGTCTCTCACCAACGAACAGATCGTCGACGCGATCGCCACCAAGTCGCTGATGGAAGTGATGGAGCTGGTCAAGGCCATCGAAGAGAAGTTCGGCGTCACCGCCGCCGCCCCGGTCATGGTTGCCGGCCCGGCCGCCGCCGCTGGCCCGGTCGAAGAGCAGACCGAGTTCAACGTCATCCTGAAGGCTGCCGGCGACAAGAAGGTCGAGGTCATCAAGGCCGTGCGTGCCATCACCGGCCTGGGCCTGAAGGAAGCCAAGGACCTGGTCGAAGGCGCTCCGCAGACCGTGAAGGAAGGCGCTTCGAAGGAAGACGCCGAGAAGATGAAGAAGGATCTGGAAGCCGCTGGCGCCCAGGTCGAACTGAAGTAA
- the rplA gene encoding 50S ribosomal protein L1: MALSKRNKAIAAAVEAGKAYAIDDALKIVKDNSKTKFVEAVDVAVRLGVDARKSDQQVRGSTVLPQGTGKSVRVAVFVPAGAKADEALAAGADAVGMDDLAEKMQAGDLNYDVVIATPDAMRVVGKLGTVLGPRGLMPNPKVGTVSPNPGEAVKNAKGGQVRYRTDKAGIIHCTIGKADFDADKLKENLTALLLDLVKAKPATAKGTYLQKISISSTMGPGVTVDQSSLALK, encoded by the coding sequence ATGGCACTGAGCAAGCGAAACAAGGCAATCGCCGCCGCCGTCGAAGCGGGCAAGGCCTACGCCATCGACGATGCGCTGAAGATCGTCAAGGACAACAGCAAGACCAAGTTCGTCGAAGCCGTGGACGTCGCCGTCCGCCTGGGCGTCGATGCGCGCAAGTCGGACCAGCAGGTGCGCGGCTCCACCGTGCTGCCGCAGGGCACCGGCAAGAGCGTGCGCGTCGCGGTGTTCGTGCCGGCCGGCGCGAAGGCGGACGAGGCGCTGGCCGCCGGCGCCGATGCCGTTGGCATGGACGACCTGGCCGAGAAGATGCAGGCCGGCGACCTGAACTACGACGTGGTCATCGCCACCCCGGACGCGATGCGCGTCGTCGGCAAGCTCGGCACCGTGCTCGGTCCGCGCGGCCTGATGCCGAACCCGAAGGTCGGCACCGTCTCCCCGAACCCGGGCGAAGCGGTGAAGAATGCCAAGGGCGGCCAGGTGCGCTACCGCACCGACAAGGCCGGCATCATCCACTGCACCATCGGCAAGGCCGACTTCGACGCCGACAAGCTGAAGGAAAACCTGACCGCGCTGCTGCTGGACCTGGTCAAGGCCAAGCCGGCCACCGCCAAGGGCACCTACCTGCAGAAGATCTCGATCAGCTCGACCATGGGTCCGGGCGTCACGGTCGACCAGTCCTCGCTGGCCCTGAAGTAA